A window of Limanda limanda chromosome 4, fLimLim1.1, whole genome shotgun sequence genomic DNA:
TGTCATTGCCTCAGTCACTTTATTAAGGTTCGGCATATCATGCAAGTTTTCAATGCAAGCATAGAAAAGCATATCTCCTCCTTAGTCGTTGGAACGAGTTGATCCCTCTGTTGTTGGAACAGATTGTGGAAAGGTCGCTGCAGCCGAGTCAAAAAGGCGAAAAAGCACCAGTAGAGTTTTACCAGATTTATGCAGGAACAAACCGTCCTACTTAAAGCATCACTCAACTTGAGATATGTACTTTTGAAGCGACAAACGCATTTGTGATAAATGCACTAGCCGGCaggttattttaaattttagaaTATCCTGATTAATATTTCATAGTTGATATGCTGTAAATTGTATTATACAACAAAAGAAACTTTGTAAAGAGATATTCTATATTTTGTAATTATGTATCATTTAAAAGATCAGCAATATGGACCCTTGTGACTCCCGTTATGCTATAAAAGCGAATTTGCATTTTATTAGGTACAATATTCTGACATTTCTTTGCCTTTTGTTTCTTTGCTAATATGCACCCTTTGTTTTGCCTATGAAACGGCAGTTGAAGAGGTTCCACCTGTGCGACAACACTGCTGCACAAGATATGCAAATGGCTTTGATTTCTCAAGCATCATGTGCTACTTCATCAAACCAACACCAGTTGCATAAGGTTAAGTCCCCTTTAAAGGAGAGTTTTTCAAAAGCAAGCCTCAAGGATCCAGTGCCGAAATTTTATACAGATGTGACgaacacatttgttttacatCTTTTGTGCAGGGCATGCACAAGAATTTAATGCTGCTTTTTTGAGTTGGTTTTCAGAATCTAACTTCTCGGTTTCGTCAGCCCCAGCTGAAATGCCTTTTTGCTGCTGAAAGGGAGAAAAATGACAGATGGTGATAACAGGGATAAAAATTAATATTCTTCATAGCGTGTGCTGGGATTTTCCATGAATCTTTGTTGATCATGGTGTGATtccataaaaaaatgtaaaaaataaaacctttgtACCTAATCTTCACAGTTAAATCGTAGTCTTCATGTAGTGTGCGAGGGCATCGGAGCCCGTGGTGGCAGGAGGCGGAGCATGCACACATCCAAAGGTCAGAAACAGCCCAAAATGCATTGTACATGGAAGGACAGAGGGTTTCCTGGTGTCAGGACGCTGGAGAGAGGCTAAGCaataccccccaccccccctcccgcccctttctctctcagtctgccTGGTTCCTGCGTACAGAATACCTCGTTAGGCAACGGTGACAACATATCATTGTCTCAAcctatctgtctgtccacagtGGAGTGTGAAAGAGATCACGTAGGGTTGAACttggactttgtgttttttactcTAACCTGAGACCAGGAAGGAGAAACTCACCCTGGATGCATGAAGAGGAGCGACTGACGCCCGCAAGTTGGAacccaaacaacaaaacatctcTTATTGGTTCTCACTTATTGATCACAATGTGGCTAATGGACTTAAATACCTAAATGGGCTTTTTCAGGCATTACCATGGAGAGTTTGAATTATCATCAAGGATATTTAGGGTGATCTGTTTTTCATGAGTGTTTGATTGGCAGCCGAGTGCAGACTTTGCTCTAACTCAACCGAACACTGTCATCAAAATGTAGGTTTTCCACTTTGTGTGCACATTGAAAGGGCTCTTTGAATTGTTtgtgagtaaaaaaaaaaaaaagtgctctAGTCCTTTTTGTTGACAACCGTTATATAAAAAGGACCAATGCACAAAACAGGCACATTGTACTATTCGTAGCAATTACAGTACTGATGAACTGAAGATATGCATCGTTTTGTAAACACTTTTAAAAGTTGTGTTAAACTAAAGATGAAAAAGAACTTACTTTTACCTCATGTCAGGGATTcctgaaaaaaagagaataaatgatTTGGTTCAGTCTATACCAATGGTATTTAAATATTAGCACATAGCTGTTTGTCTTTGCACAAGTAACTGTATAgtgcttttgtttctcttttttctaaACAGATTTGTGTATTAAGGTGAGAAGATTTTGTACTTTTTGTGACCGTGTGTATGGTTTAGTGGAATCTATATTTGTCATTTACACCACACCTGCTGGGAAGGAAAGACTAGAAAAAAAAATTTTCAAGGTGCACTGTTCCTCTGTTCAtgggagggggaaaaaatataatgGTAAAGAACAGTTTACAGAGAAACACATTGAGTTGAACatttcttttagttttcttCATATTGTTCTGATTCTAATTACTATAACAACTATTAATGTTCTGAAAGCTGTATTTAAATAGAAGACAATGTAAAATATGTACAAAAGTATGGAAAGACCCATGGTAATGTTCTCTACTTGAAAGTCTTGATATTTGCTccttaatgtttttattcagtacAACATGATTTATCTTAGTAGCAAATGCTTTACTATAACCTTCTAGgttttgtataaatactttttttatttattttggcctTGACTTTATTTGAATCGATACTGATATTTAATTTTCTATTGATCATCATTGAATAAACTTATGCTTAATTACTGttctcatttatttgttttctgcaaAAGCACACTGTTCACTCTTTtcacacattttgaccaataaCATTATTGATGAACTCATCAGATATATATGTTAAAACCACATcaccatttaaaaaacaaaaactctccCACACTGTAATTACAGCAGATCACTGATGTCCTTGTAACAGGtgacaaaaaaatgtgtgtttaaagtgAATTAAACACGTTTCAGAcacaaatgttttcagtttgtagAAGTGTTGGCTCTTCAGCTGGGAGAGACTTTGTTCATGGCAGTCTCCACAGTCGTTGCTGCCTCCGACTCGTCGTCCTCATCCCAGGGCTCTTTCCCACACAGCAGGAAGGGCACAGCGTACTTGCGGAActatagaaaaacaaaatgacacaGAACAAGTTTGGCGAAGAAGTTTGTCTTTTTCCCCTGCAtcaacaaacattcacacatagTTTATCTGTTGGCACAAGGTGTAATAAATCCaaataatgtaaattatatCAAGAATAACATATATGTCAGATTTATCAATCATTATTTTTGATTAttgcaaaataaacaatatattcaaatcaattttaaacatttaaaaatgttgttagtctcaaataataaaaagccagttaatttaaatattttctttataatACTATAACTACTAATATCCCTGCACTGAGTATCTCTTCAACGACAATGTACTTTGTTGTAATAACACTAGATGGTGCTGATGCCCCAGAAGAGAGAAATTTTTTATTCATAAGCATTTCCCTTCAGTTTATCCTGCAATCTGACTAAACTCCATTTTACATTTATCTGTATGGGGGAACATTACCTGTTTGTTGAGGAAGATGTAGATGATAGGATTGTACACAGTGCTGCTCTTGGCCAGGTAGACGGGCACTGTGCCCACCAGCGGGGGGATCTCTACGGCAGGGTTGAAGACCACCAGCATGGCCAGGCCGGCATAAGGCAACCAGCTGATCAGAAACGTCAGGACCATCAGAATCACCATGAACGCCACCTTCATCTCTGCTTTTGCGACTGCACCGCCCTCCAGACAGGCCATCTTAGATACCTGAAACAGACAATGACAAGGCAAGTTTGTGTAATATACCTTGTTATTATTGCAGCATGTTATAAGGCAGTGCCCCCCAGACTTCAAGGAGcttcttggtttgaatccctgTGTGCTCAAATGCTCACCTGGGTTAAAGTCTACACTGGTTTTGAATCAGAACATTGGCAAAAGGAGCCACAAAGCACACAGCGAAATAAGCCAGGATGTTGTAAACCAGGGTCTTTCTGTGAGGTGTTGAATGTTCGTTTCCGTGGTCGTtctctcctcccacagtccaaagacatgatTGCGGTATAGTTAATTGGAGAATTTTATTTGACCATataggtgtgaatggttgtttgtgtctgtatgttggCTGATGACCTGTCCATGCTGTACCCCACCTCTCGCCCCATGTCACCCCAGCCCTGCCGTGACCCTTAAAGGTCAAGCGCCTATATAACTAATTTATGAATGGAAGTAATATAGCATTTTATTAGCTTAATACCAAGTGTGGTATTTTAGCCCAGTGGTTCCCAGCAGGAGTGGCTGGTCCCCTCTTTGGGGTCTCAAGATAAATCTGCAAGGTTGTGATCTGAATAATGGagtaaaagagaagaagaaacaacattCTGCTTTGcaagtttgttttcttttggcaTTTGCATAACCTTTAACTAAGATTTAGAAGAAGTAAGAACAGAAATATGAGAAAATGACCCATGCTTGCTTTTTTGTAATGGATCATCAAAGAAGGCTGAGAGCCAGAAAGCATTGCATTATGTTTTACAGgtatatcttgtttgtttttttgtcgaagtgtccttgggcaagatgctgaaccctgaatggccccccataaatgacaaagtgctgcgattagatgcactgtatgaatgtgtttatgaatgggtgaatgtaaaactgtactgtaaagcgctttgagtggtcatcaagactaaagcgctatataaatacaaaaccatttaccatttaccatttcatCTGAAAAGTAACCACTAATTGTACTAATCAGATAAATGTAGTGACGTACACATTTCAATATTTCCCTCCTAAAACTAACaaagtgaaaagtaaaataaaatgtaaaattaccTGGTGTAACGTCCACAGCAGTTTTGCGTAGGAGAACACAATGATGGCACAAGGAACCGCGAAGCACACTGCAAAATAAGCAAGGATGTAAGAGACGTTGTGAGGGTCTTGGTTGTGCCAGTCCGGTGCGCAGGAGGTCCCGACCCCCTCCAGCTCGTATCGGCCCCAGCCAAACAGTGGGGGTAGGTTCCAGGTGAGCGACCACAGCCAGGACAAGGCAATACCTCCCATCGCATGCTTCTTTTGGAACGTCATCTGACCCAGAGGCTTACACACAACGAACATCCTCTCCACTGCGATCAGAGCGACAGTGCACAGAGATGTGATGCCTGCAGACAGTTGAAGAAATGTGAAAGGAATATTGCACAATTTAAAATTATAAACTGACATTTCTCTTCATGTTAATCGAAATAGTTTGAATACAAAATTATTTATTGTGCACATTAAGAGATAATCAGTCACATCAGCGTCTATATTTGTATCAtaactgtattttttaaagaactACTTCACAAAAGTTGGTCTTGTCTTTCCACTCACCACACAAGGCCACTGCGAAGCCTTCCATCACACAGCCTGTTCTGCCCAGGGAGAAGTACCCCTGGGCATTGTTGACCACAGACAGCACCCCTCCAGTCATGGCTGTGCCCAGGTCAGCCACAGCCATGTTCACCAGAGCGTAGTTGAGTGGCTGCCTCAGCTGCTTGTGCATCAGAGACACAATAATCACTGTAGCGTTGAGTACGATGGCCGGACCAGTGAAAAGAGCCATAatgatggagagaaggatgaagcCAGTGCGTGACAGAGGGGGATCCCCCGGTGGGACAAAGTACAAGGACGCATTTGGTGAAAAGTAAGACGGCTGCATGGACGCAGAGGTTTTAAAAAAGTGGTCGGATAGTGCCTTCTCCACTCGGGACTCCTATATCCACGATATCTAACAACTCCAGTGTGACGGCTGAGATTTGAAGCCTGGAGTCCAAGAATAACTCCTCCAGATCTGGACTTAACAAAGAGTAATTCCTTCAAATGATGATCCTGGATGCTCTCAGTTAATTGTAAAGGTACTTACCCAGGATGACTACACATGCGCTCTTCACTGGGATCAGTCCAGAGAGCAAGACCAGTAAAAACAAAGAATTCACCAGCTAAAGGTTGATGGGAGCAGATCATGTGTTACTGGTACTTTCTCTAACTACCTGTTCTGACTTTTCAGTATCAGTATTGAAGCCAGTTTATTTATGGAGGACATGGAAGACAACATATATCAACCAAAAGTCTTTACAGTGCCAAACAATtaacataaaaagaaaactaCTACTTTCCTTCTTTGGTGGCAGGGACTTGTCAAGATGGTAAGATGCGGCATCAAGCACAGATGCACAGTTCTACACTGAAGttgaacaaatataatataacCTACAGGCTGAATTTGGAATG
This region includes:
- the LOC133000326 gene encoding parapinopsin-like, giving the protein MQPSYFSPNASLYFVPPGDPPLSRTGFILLSIIMALFTGPAIVLNATVIIVSLMHKQLRQPLNYALVNMAVADLGTAMTGGVLSVVNNAQGYFSLGRTGCVMEGFAVALCGITSLCTVALIAVERMFVVCKPLGQMTFQKKHAMGGIALSWLWSLTWNLPPLFGWGRYELEGVGTSCAPDWHNQDPHNVSYILAYFAVCFAVPCAIIVFSYAKLLWTLHQVSKMACLEGGAVAKAEMKVAFMVILMVLTFLISWLPYAGLAMLVVFNPAVEIPPLVGTVPVYLAKSSTVYNPIIYIFLNKQFRKYAVPFLLCGKEPWDEDDESEAATTVETAMNKVSPS